GCCACATGGGACCGGAACAGCTGAAAGCCGTAAAGGTATCAAACATGTCTTCATTTATGTACATGGTTTTACCCAAGGCATTCACAACACTTGTAACAAGTTCTTTTTCTTCCGGGCTGACTTTATCATTCAGACATACCGCACTGAATCCATTTCCGGATAAGCTGAGCGTATTCGGCATGACCCTCGCAATCTTTTTATCTCTTCCTATCTGGTTTGCAAGGGTACTGATAGTCACTCCCGCCGCAATGGATATAACGATGGTATCCTGGTTTATCAAAGGGGCAATGGTGCTTGCCACACTGGATACATGCAACGGAAGTACCGCTATGATCACCATATCGGCTGCTTGAATGGCATCCTCCGCCTCAGTAACGGCTGTAATGCCATAAGTCTTTGTCAGATACTCACAGCGTGCCGCCAAAAGCTCGCTTACTGTTATATTTTTTTCAGATACGCCGTCTTTAATCAGCCCTTTTATCATACCTTCTGCCATGTTTCCGCCACCACAGAATACTATCTTCTTGTTCATTTTTCCTCCTCTACCTGCTGCTGTAAGCTGCTACCGTAGCTATAATCGTATCAATATTATTGTCGGCATTTACTCCCATCTTCACCAGTTTATCCGTCACATCAATCGGGACGTCACTTCCATCCATTGCTTCGTTCAAGCGTCCTCCCATCAAAATGTGTGTATCCTTAAGACCGGAGACTTCAAGATCCTGTATAAGATCCTTTGCAAAGCTGTAAGCCATCCCGTTATAGGTGCTCATGCATACGATATTGCTTCCCGTTTCGATAAGGGTATCTGCAATTTCACTGATTGAAACAGAGGTTCCCAAATCAAATACGTTGGCACCTGCCTTTCTTAAATAGTTTCGGATGACTTCTTTTCCAAATTCATGTACATCTGTGGAACCCAGAACCACATTCACTCCGGAAAGGGGTTCCGCCCCTTCGAAGTTCTGTTTTGCCAGAGCATCCTCTTGAATCTTATCAATGGTCTGAACGATACTTGTCGGTCTGACAGGAACTCTGCCTCTCATGGCATCCTTTTCCTTTCGGCCTGCACCAAAAGCTATTTCAAGCTGTTCCGGCCCGATTGCCTTAAGCACCGATACGACTTCCCCTGCATGCTCAATATCAACACCAAGAGAATCCAGCGCATTGACCACTCGTTCAAAGAACACATTTGCCCCGGTGACGAGAACCTCCGCATCCGAATTTACCTTATCCCAGTCAATGTATCTTGCATAGTATGGTGCCTTTTCAATGATCATATCCATGGTAAGGTGTGCTTCTATGATTTCTTTTGGTTCCGGAATCCGGATCGCCTCCGTAAAAGGTACCGGAGCAACGGCATATCCGGTGGGATAGGTCAGCTGGCATGCCACATCAGGCAGTGCATAGGAGCAAAGAGCCGCGTAGTTTCTCGGCATGCTGAAACCGTAATCGATGGTATTGCCATTTACAAAGGTGCCCGGTGTATGATACTTATCGATCATGCTTAAAGCTCTGTTAAACACAATTCTCAGGAAAGAGTCGCTGAACAAATTACCGTAGCAATGAGCCAGCCTTCCCCCCAGCAGCTCTTCCGCAACATACCTCTCCAGCTTAGCCCAGCCCAAAAGGTTTGCCACATCATGGAACTGCGCACCATACCCGTCGTCCAGATTGCAATGTATGCAGACGTTCTGTTCCTGAAACTCCCCCATGACCGCCATGGCTTTAATGTAATCCTCCGTACGATAAGCTTCCATTTCAAGTCCGGGATATTCATAAGTGAAATACTGGGCAAGGTTGCCGATAGAGGTAACCCCTGCATTGAGGGCATTCACTACATTTTCAACCCCATTCAAAGAACCGATCATGTGATCCCCCAAGTGCGGATGTACAGGAACCACCTGCCCGATCTTCTTCCATTCTTCCATCGTATTTAAA
This region of Aminipila luticellarii genomic DNA includes:
- a CDS encoding cobalamin B12-binding domain-containing protein yields the protein MNIQIKRRFNEKELPDMKTIKSDAKKIASGITIGETLFMKKHGVKSEIEYKRKMMKSGKIMKHSVIGWNSWSVTEEGIKKVYNGLKEAGSSIDRFGICCDWIMGVPEQYRHKFQASGSLILNTMEEWKKIGQVVPVHPHLGDHMIGSLNGVENVVNALNAGVTSIGNLAQYFTYEYPGLEMEAYRTEDYIKAMAVMGEFQEQNVCIHCNLDDGYGAQFHDVANLLGWAKLERYVAEELLGGRLAHCYGNLFSDSFLRIVFNRALSMIDKYHTPGTFVNGNTIDYGFSMPRNYAALCSYALPDVACQLTYPTGYAVAPVPFTEAIRIPEPKEIIEAHLTMDMIIEKAPYYARYIDWDKVNSDAEVLVTGANVFFERVVNALDSLGVDIEHAGEVVSVLKAIGPEQLEIAFGAGRKEKDAMRGRVPVRPTSIVQTIDKIQEDALAKQNFEGAEPLSGVNVVLGSTDVHEFGKEVIRNYLRKAGANVFDLGTSVSISEIADTLIETGSNIVCMSTYNGMAYSFAKDLIQDLEVSGLKDTHILMGGRLNEAMDGSDVPIDVTDKLVKMGVNADNNIDTIIATVAAYSSR
- the proC gene encoding pyrroline-5-carboxylate reductase, with the protein product MNKKIVFCGGGNMAEGMIKGLIKDGVSEKNITVSELLAARCEYLTKTYGITAVTEAEDAIQAADMVIIAVLPLHVSSVASTIAPLINQDTIVISIAAGVTISTLANQIGRDKKIARVMPNTLSLSGNGFSAVCLNDKVSPEEKELVTSVVNALGKTMYINEDMFDTFTAFSCSGPMWLYKMADAFINAGVYEGFSRSDARNMVLENMLGVAKLLQMTGEDPSSRVNEMCSAGGVTIEGFKSLQEEGFDSAIMTSVDKAVKKAKAL